From a region of the Paramagnetospirillum magnetotacticum MS-1 genome:
- a CDS encoding nickel-dependent hydrogenase large subunit: MSKRITIDPITRIEGHLRIDVEVDGGKVTKAWSSGQMWRGVELILLGRDPRDAWAITQRICGVCTTVHAMTSVRAVENALNLEVPVNAQFIRNMIISAHAIHDHIVHFYHLSALDWVDVVSALKADPVKTAQLAESLSDWPLNGRHVMTQTLEKLKTFVGSGQLGPFTNGYWGHPAMKLSPEVNLLAVAHYLQALDAQRHANKIVTLLGSKSPHIQNVAVGGVSNPIATDSQSVLTVERLLALKPHMDALTDFINKVYLVDIAAIGAFYAEWTKYGAGVTNYLSCPDFPMDSKGTKFLVPGGYIPNADLAQYKPITAFGDAYLRDGVEEGVKHAWYDYSKPGPLHPFKGETKPNYTDFQDDGKYSWLKAPTFYGKRAQVGPLASVLAGVASGHQPTIGYATKVLDTASSLLGSKIPLAALHSTIGRHAARAVRSGVMAEVMVQNWQALIDNIGKGDTKTFNKPTFPKGEVMGYGFHEAPRGLLSHWTVIRDGKIANYQCVVPSTWNAGPRDDNDNIGPYEASLMDNPIADAELPLEVLRTVHSFDPCLACAVHVVEDEKEVVQVKAL; the protein is encoded by the coding sequence GTGTCCAAGAGAATCACCATCGATCCCATCACTCGGATTGAAGGCCATCTGCGCATCGACGTCGAGGTCGACGGCGGCAAGGTCACCAAGGCTTGGTCGTCGGGCCAGATGTGGCGCGGCGTCGAGCTGATCCTGCTGGGCCGCGACCCGCGCGACGCCTGGGCCATCACCCAGCGCATCTGTGGCGTGTGCACCACCGTCCACGCCATGACCTCGGTCCGCGCGGTCGAGAACGCCCTGAATCTGGAAGTGCCGGTGAACGCCCAGTTCATCCGCAACATGATCATCTCGGCTCACGCCATCCATGATCATATCGTGCACTTCTACCACCTGTCGGCTCTCGACTGGGTGGATGTGGTCAGCGCGCTGAAGGCCGATCCGGTCAAGACCGCCCAACTGGCGGAAAGCCTGTCCGACTGGCCGCTGAACGGCCGCCATGTCATGACCCAGACCCTGGAAAAGCTGAAGACCTTCGTGGGCAGCGGCCAGCTTGGTCCGTTCACCAACGGCTATTGGGGCCATCCGGCCATGAAGCTGTCGCCCGAGGTGAACCTGCTGGCGGTGGCGCACTATCTCCAGGCGCTCGACGCCCAGCGTCACGCCAACAAGATCGTGACCCTGCTGGGCTCCAAGTCGCCGCACATCCAGAACGTGGCCGTGGGCGGCGTGTCCAACCCCATCGCCACCGACAGCCAGTCGGTGCTGACCGTCGAGCGTCTGCTGGCCTTGAAGCCGCATATGGACGCCCTGACCGACTTCATCAACAAGGTCTATCTGGTGGATATCGCCGCCATCGGCGCCTTCTACGCCGAATGGACCAAGTATGGCGCGGGCGTCACCAACTACCTGTCCTGCCCCGACTTCCCCATGGACAGCAAGGGCACCAAGTTCCTGGTTCCCGGCGGCTATATCCCCAATGCCGATCTGGCCCAGTACAAGCCCATCACCGCCTTCGGCGACGCTTACTTGCGTGACGGCGTCGAGGAAGGGGTCAAGCATGCCTGGTACGATTATTCCAAGCCCGGCCCGCTGCATCCCTTCAAGGGCGAGACCAAGCCCAACTACACCGACTTCCAGGATGACGGCAAGTATTCCTGGCTGAAGGCTCCGACCTTCTACGGCAAGCGCGCCCAGGTGGGTCCGCTGGCCAGCGTGTTGGCGGGCGTCGCCTCGGGGCACCAGCCGACCATCGGCTATGCCACCAAGGTTCTCGACACCGCGTCCTCGCTGCTGGGCTCCAAGATCCCGCTGGCGGCGCTTCATTCGACCATCGGCCGCCATGCCGCCCGCGCCGTGCGCTCGGGCGTGATGGCAGAGGTCATGGTGCAGAACTGGCAGGCCCTGATCGACAATATCGGCAAGGGCGACACCAAGACCTTCAACAAGCCCACCTTCCCCAAGGGTGAAGTCATGGGTTACGGCTTCCACGAGGCGCCCCGCGGCCTGCTGTCCCACTGGACGGTGATCCGCGATGGCAAGATCGCCAACTACCAGTGCGTCGTTCCCTCCACCTGGAATGCCGGTCCGCGCGACGACAACGACAATATCGGCCCCTACGAGGCCTCGCTGATGGACAACCCCATCGCCGATGCCGAATTGCCGCTGGAAGTGCTGCGCACCGTCCACTCCTTCGACCCCTGCCTGGCCTGTGCCGTGCACGTGGTCGAGGACGAGAAGGAAGTGGTGCAGGTCAAGGCTCTCTAA